CTTGCTCTTAGGATTATAAAGTGAAATTACAAAATCTCCTTGGCTAGCACATTCCACTCTTTTCTTAATAACTTCCCAATCAGTTAATAAATCACTTAAACTTATTATAGCTTGGTCATGCATAAGTGGAGCTCCAACTAATGCTGCACCTGCTATTGTTGAGGTAATTCCTGGTACAACTTCAACTTCTATTCCACTTTCCATAGCAACTTCTAGCATAATACCTGCCATGCCATAAATTCCAGCATCTCCACTACTTATTAAAGCTATATCTTGCCCTGTTTTAGCAATTTCTAAAACTTCTTTACATCTTTCTATTTCTCTTTTCATTCCTGAAACTAAAAATTCCTTATCTGGAAATTCATCTTTAACTAAATCAACATAAGTTGTATATCCAGCTATAACATCTACATTTTTTAAAATATTATATGCTCTTACACTTATATCTTCCATATTTCCTGGTCCTATTCCCACTGCATAAATTTTTCCATTATTCATATATCTTCATCTCCTCTTCGTAAATTGAAATTGTTATTCCATTATATTTTGCTTTCATTACTAAAAATTTTCCATTTCCTGTTGATGATAAAAATGCAACAGGCTCCGATACAGCTCTTACTCCAATAGTTTTTTCTACAAAATCTGAACCTTCAAATTGGTTTTGAACTTTTTTTATTTCTTCTCTTGAAATTATTTCTAAATCTAAATTTAAAAATTTAACTGCTTCTATTAAACCTTGTTCATTTTCTTTTACATCAACAGTTGCTATTTTTTTTACAGATTTTATATCTAAATTATTTTTATCTAAACAATCCTCAATAGCAGATAAAATATCTTCTGCTTTTGTATCTTTCTTGCAACCTATACCTAAAATTAAATTTTTAGGATAAATTCTAGTATATTCAATATTTTTCTTATTTGAAACTAGGATAAAACCATCTGCTGAATTTTTATCACTCACCTTAACATTTTTAGGTAAAAGTATATTTACTTTTTGCCCATTAACTATAAGAGATGTTACATCTTTGGCAGATTTTAAATCCTCAAGCTCTGCATTTATTTTCTGAGATATAGTATCCACTGCTATTTTACCTGTAACATCTGAACTTGTTGTAATAACAGGAACAAGTTTTAAAATATTTGCAAGTGAATAGGTCAACTCATTTGCTCCACCTAAATGCCCTGATAAAAGAGAAATTACAAAATGTTTTCCCTCATCTATTAAAAGTACAGCTGGGTCTTTATCTTTTGTTCCTATTAAGTTTGCTATTTTTCTTATTACAATTCCACTTGCCATTATAAAAATATGTCCATCATATTGTGAAAATTTTTCATTTATATTGATGGTGAAATCTTCTATTTGTATTGTATTTTCTACATCATATTTTTTTAAAGTAAAAACATCTATTTCATAATCTTTTAGATGTTCTTTTAACTTTTCTTTATACTCTCTTGCAATATTTCCTGCACCTTTTGTTACAGTCCAAAATGCTAATTTCATATATTTTCCTTTCTACATATCTTCTATAAGATATTTCCAATAATATTTTGGAATATTACTCTGTTGAAGTTTCTTATTTTCTCTTTCTTTTATTGAAATACTTTTATGAAAAGTTTTCCAAAGTTCTGAATATTCTATTTCTTCGTCACTCCATTCTATTTCAAGAGATTTTACAAAGAAAATTTCAACTTTTTTTGTGTCATAGTAAGCTATTATTTTTCTTTTTTTATCATAAATTGCAAATTTTTCTCTTTTCATTCTATTTATGAAATGGGAAAGTAAAATAGGAAGAACATTATTTTTAGGTTCAATGGTTGAAAACATTGTCCCATCTTTCACTTCCTTAAATCTCAGTACTCCAAGATATCTATGTCTTTCATTTAACACTTGTTTTACAAGTTTATTTACATAAAAAGCATGTTCATCGAGAGAATGTAAAATTTCTTCTCCTTGTTTTAATGCTTTGTATACTGTATGAACTATTACAATATCCTTATTTTCATCACATGATAAAAAGCATGTTTGTATATTATTTAAAAAATTTTGTGACAATTTATCACATATAGCTTTTTCAACACGCCTAGCTTTGGAAAAATTAGTTATAACATTAATATCATCAAGTCCTAAGAGAAGTTGTTCAGTTTTAACTGTTATCCTAAGTTCATTATTTTTTCTATCTTTATATGCTATATAAATAACTGTTAGTAGTCCATCAAAACTTCCATCATAATAATAATTTGGCATTTTTTTTATAAGATTATCTAAGTGTAAGTCTTATATTTTCACCTCATATAATTATTTAGGTTGACAAAGGTAACCTATAAACCTACTTATATAAACATAACTATTTAATAAGTTAAACATTAAAAAGTCTTAGTTGCTCTGTTACCATTTTTTCTTTTTCTATAAGGGCATTTCTTACAAGGTCAGGATTTTCATTTTTAAATCCTAAAAATTCTCCATTTACAGTAATAAAATATTTTGCTCTCTTTATTACTATCCCCAACTTTTTTAAATGTTCATATCTTATTGTACTATATTTCCTGCTCATAACTATACGTTTTGCCGAAGTTACTCCTATTCCTGGAACTCTTAAAAGTTCCTTATATGAAGCCTTATTTATTTCTATTGGAAAAAAATTCCAATTTTGTATAGCCCAATTTGTTTTTGGATCAAGATGTGGATCTATAAATGGATTTTTCTCATTAAGAATTTCATTAGCCTTAAAACCATAAAATCTTAGTAACCAATCTGCTTGATAAAGTCTATGTTCTCTTATCATAGGAACTGCTTCATTTGTACTTACAAGAATACCTGATTTATTTACAGGCACATAACCAGAATAATATACTCTTTTTAAATTAAAATTTTTATAAAGATTTTCACTTCTATTTAATATAGTATAATCACTTTCTCCACTTGCTCCTATTATCATCTGTGTTGTCTGCCCAGCTGGAATAAAAGATGGAGTACTTTTAAATATTTTTTTATCTTCAATATTTTCAATTAAATTTTTATGTATAAGTCCCATTGATGTTGAAATATCAGTAGCTTTCTTATCAGGTGCAAGAAGTTTAAGTGCACTATTTTCAGCAAATTCTATATTTACTGAAACTCTATCTACATATAGCCCTATTTTATGAATAAGTTCTCTATTTGCCCCTGGTATTACTTTCATATGAATATAGCCATTAAATTTCTCTTCAAGTCTAAGTTTTTTAGCAACTGCAATCATAAGCTCCATTGTATAATCTGCACTTCTTATAATACCTGAACTTAGAAAAAGTCCTTCAATATAGTTCCTTCTATAAAAATTTATAGTCAACTTTACAATTTCATCAGGAGTTAATATTGCCCTTTCAATGTCATTACCTTTACGATTAATGCAATATTTACAGTCGTACATGCAATAATTTGTCATAAGTATTTTAAGTAAAGAAATACATCTTCCATCTGCTGACCATGAATGGCATATACCATTTATAGCTGCATTTCCCAATCCATTATTTGTATTTTTTCTACTGCTTCCACTTGAAGAACATGAAACATCATATTTGGCAGCATCACTTAATATTCTTAATTTTTCTTCTATTGATTTACTCATAATTTCCCCTTATCTAGTGAAACTTCTATAAGCTCACAATTTTTACAATGATATACTTTTTTTAATCAACTTTTATCATTTTTAGTATACCATATTTCTAAGAATATTCAATAAAGGAAAGCAATTCTAACTTGAAATTTCTTAAAGAAAAATTTTTATAAAATTATATTAAATTTATTATTTCAATTTTATTTTTTATAGTATTGTCCTTAGTCTAAAGTAGATATTCAGTTACTATAATCATTTATTTCAGCTTGAATAAGAAATTTTTCACTATTAGCTTTTACCCAAAGAGTAACTTTTCTCCATTCAGTTTCTTCAATTTCATAATATAGATCAGTAAGTGTGTCTATTTCTTCTAATTTTTTTTCACTAAAACTTTCTAATATATTCACTCTTTCTTCCCTATCAAAAGGAATATTTCTACCATAAATTTTTATTAGTTCTTCAATCAGATAAGCTAATTTCTCTGAGCCAATAGCTTGATATCCTTTATATGCATCTTCCCAAACAATAGCAGTAGAGTTACCTAAAAATTGTTGAAAACCTCCATTAGCAACTTCTACTCCAAGCCAATGCATTGCAAGTAAATATCTTTGTTCTATTGTATAAGGTTTTAATGTTTCTTCGTATTCTTCATAAGTTCCATAAATATTTACTGTCTCCCAAGCAGGTTGAATAAGTTCAACACAAAAATCCGTAGGAGCTAAGTCTTCTATATATTTTTTTGTAACATTGATAAATTTTCTCTTCATAATCATTCCTTAGGTAAATAAAAGCACCAACCATTATTACAAACTTCTCTTGCTGCAAATTCATATTCTTTTTTATTTATAACTACTTTATAGATAGGAAAATCACATCCTTCTGCAATTTCTTTAGTGTTTTCCCATTTATAGTCAAATATATTTACTCCGAATAGTTCTACTTCTCCATCAATACCATGTTTTTCATATTGCCAAATTTTATCTTTTAATACTTTCATTTTTATCTCCACCATAAAAATTATTTTAAATAAAAGTTTGTTTATAGAAATTATACCACTTAGTATTCCAACCTTTTGCTAAACACAAAGTATATAAGTCATCTTCATTTTGTATTCCTTTTTCTGTTATTATTTCATGAGTTTTTTTATTGACAATAAGCCCATTATCAAGTTCAAGTTGTAAATCAGGATAAATTGCTACACTTCTTATATGTGAAAATTCAGCGGTTTGAGTTTTTAAATTAGCTCCTGTCAATTCATCTATCACTATCTTATATTTTTTAATTCTTTGTACTTTCAACTTATTTTTCTTATCAGTAAGATCTTCATAGTATCTTGCTCTCATTACTTCTGCTTTATCTGAATCTCTTATCAAAATATATAATCTTTCTGAATATCTAATATAGTCTCTTCTACGGAAAGTAGTTGCAGAATCAAAAATATTAGAAAGTAAATAGATAAACTCTGTTCCAGTAATATAATCAGCCCCAGATCTACCTATTGTAGCAAGATGATAATTAACTAAGTCTTTCTTTATACGTAATAAAGTATGTAAGTATTTACTGCTAATCCATACAATACCATGTCTATCAAGATTAGCACCTTTTAACCAAGCATTTTGTATAGAAGTAGCCCAGGTATCATTTAGTTCACCATAATCTTCTGCACTTATATCACGTTTTAATTCTTTAATTGACACTAAATTTGTAGAAAGTTCATATTTCATTTAAATCATCCCTTTATACAACTTTTCTAGTACTTGCATAGCTTCAGTTGCTTTTGGATGTTTACATCTATCAGGATGAATAAGCTTTATCATTTCTTTATGCCATTTTTCTGCAACTTTTTTATTACTATAGTATTCATAAGTTATTCCTAAAAAGTCAAGTTGTGGCTTTCCTTCAATTTCTACTAGGTAGAATATGTATTTTGAGACTTTGTCCTTAAAATATAAATCTTCAATAACATATTTGTCATATAAAACTTGCCAAGAACTAGCTGCAACTTTTCTATTCAAAATTTTAGAAATTTTTTCTTTTGCTTCTTTTAGATTTGTAAAACTATTTTTTAATTTTTCAATGGAATCAATCATATTAATATCTGTTATTTCTGGTTTTGCTACTATATAATTTTCATATAGTGCTTTCCATGAAGCAGCTGTAACTTTCTTTTTTAAAATTTTAGCTACCTCTACCTTTGCTTCTTTTAAACTTTCAAAACTTCTTTTTAGAACCTCAACAGAACCAATTTTACTAATATCTACCATTTTTACCCCTCCAATTAAAATTTATTAATTTTATTATTTTTTAAAATATCTAGTTCCTCTACCATTTCCTATAACATCAATATAATTCTTTTGAATTAATTTTTTTAATAATCTATTTAATTTATCTTTTTTAAATTCTACCTTTTCTAAAATCTCACCACTTGATAATATATTTCCTTTTTCCAAAATATCCATTATTATTCTTTCATCTGTTGTTAAAAACAATTTAGTTTTTGTTATTGGTAAGGTTATTTTAATTGAGTTTTCAAATATTTCAAAAGCTGGTTTAACTAGATAATCTTTATAGCTTTCATTTATTCTTCTAATTCCTGTTCCAAACATTTCAATATACTTTAATCTAAAAAATATATTAGCTAAGATAGGATTTCTAAGTTGTGAAATTTGTCCATTTAAATATTCTTTTTCACTTATCCCACTAGGTAATCCTCCTGGTGATGATACTTCTAATTTATCCTCATACATTGATATTCTAATATTTGAATTTACATCCCAAGTTCTATGAATTAAAGCATTTGCTATCACTTCTCTAAATGCCCTTTCTGGTATCAATTCTTTTTCAATTCTTTCTGAACCTATAATTTGCTCATATTTATAATATCTATTAAAAACTTCCAAAGTTTTTTTGTATTGTAAAATAATAGAGATATTTAATAATAGATTTCTATCTAAAATTTCATCTATATTTTTTCCAAATTTTGCAATATCAACTCCTGAAAAAGTATTTTTATCTGCTAAGAGTTCAGCTGCATTGTTATAGCCATTTTTCTCATCATATAGATTTAAAGTTTTTAAAATATCTTTTGAAAAATTATTTAAAAATAATTTTTCCTCTAATTCTTTTTTTAAAATATTAAATTCTAAATTTTGATTTTTAGCTTTTAATTCTTCATAATACTGATTTAACCCTGATAATGTCAATCTATTTAATTCTATTTTATCAACTTCAACTGTTGATGTATCATTTCTTTTGTATGCTTTTCCTTTATAAAGATAAGGTTTATTCATTCCCTCTTCAACTATTAGAGTTATTATATTTTTTTTCTTATCTTTTATAAATTTAAAATCTGGTTTAGGGTTTATATTATCATTAATTTTATTTTCTAAATCTAAACAAAGCTCTTCTATATTTTCTAAACCAACAATTTTTCCATTATCATCAACACCAAATATAATTTTTCCTGTATTATAATTAGAAAAAGCACTAACTGTTTTTAAAAAAGTATTTGTTATTGTTGACTTTAATTCTAATTCTCTGCTTTCTTTCATATCATTCCTCCAAGAAAAATTGTAGCATATATCAGTTGTAAATGCGACGTAAAATTTTACGACTGATTTATGTTATGAAAATACAACATAAATTTATTCTTTTATTCCCCTTCTATATTCATGAGTAAAATGTTTATCATATAATTTTGATTTTTCATACTCATTACCTAAAAAATCTCCAACCAATATTTGTGCAGTTTTATTTATTCCTGCTTCTTTTACTTTTTGTTCAATAGTTTCAAGAGTTCCTAAAACTATTTTTTGGTCTGACCAGCTTGCTCTTTGAACAACTGCCACAGGTGTTGTCATAGGATAAGAAGTAGCTAATGTTTCAACAACTTTATCTATCATATGAACTGATAAAAATATTGCCATAGAGGCTCTATGTTTTGCTAAACTTTCTAAACTTTCTTTTTCAGGAACAGGTGTTCTTCCTTCTATTCTTGTACAAATCACAGTTTGAGAAACATTAGGTAGTGTAAATTCTTTTTTTAAAGCAGCAGCAGAAGCTAAAAATGAACTTACTCCTGGAATAACTTCATATTCTATTCCATATTCATCTAACATATCCATTTGTTCTCTATGTGCTCCATAGATTGCAGGGTCTCCTGTATGAACTCTTGCTACTTTTTTATTTTCTTTTATTGCTTTTACAGTAACATCTATGACTTCATCTAGTGACATAGAAGCTGAATTATAAATCTCTGCTCCATCTTTATGGCAATCTATAACTTCTTTTGGAACTAATGAACCTGCATAAATAATAACATCAGCTTCTTTAACTATTCTTTGACCTTTTATAGTTATTAATTCTGGATCCCCAGGTCCAGCTCCTATAAAGTAAACTTTTTCTTTATATTTCTCCATTTTAAATCCTTTCTTTTTTATTCCATCAAATTAATTTTTTAATAGCTAAAACTTTGTGTTACATCTGGTGTTTGCATAGCTCTTTGATATAATTCTTTTCTTTGACTAAAACCTTTACTATTTCCAAAATTTTTCTTTGCTTCTGGGCTTAATTCTCTATTATATGGATTATCCCCTATACTAGAATGTATTTCAACCCCAAATTGAGTTATTATATCAGACTGTAAAACTAAGTCTGTCAACTCTTTATTGGTATAAAAATTATACCCATCATAATATGAACCTCCACCTTTATCATAAAAAATTGCATTACCATATTCAAATTTTACAAGATAATTTATTTCTTTATCGTTTTTTTTGTCATAGATAACAGCTTTATTCTTTTCTATTAATTCAGAAAAATAATTCCTAAAATATTCAAATTTTTCATCTTTATATGATATTTTACTTTTTATATCATCTATTTTATCTACTCTACGCCTATTATAAAGTTCAAGTAAATCATTTTTACTTACTAAAATATCAAAATCTTTTCCTTTATAAGTTACAATTTCTTTTTTATCATCTGGTAAAGTATAATTTAAGAATATTTCTTTTTCAAATGTTTCAGTTAATTCAACATATCTTTTCTTTTTTGTTTCATAGGTTCCTTTTACTACTGTTTCAGCAATACCTTGAACTGTCATAATTAAAAATAATATAGCTAATAATTTTTTCATGATAATCTAACTCCTTATATATTAAATTTTTTCCATTTTTCAAATCCACTTTTTTTTACAATTAGAGTTGTAAAATATGGAATATCATCTTCTGTTAAATCTTTTATATCATAGTAAACTTTTTGATTTTCTTTTCCACAATTTGAAACCATAATAATTTTATCTATATTTTCTGTTTTTATAAGTGCTTGTTTTAAATTTTCAAAATTTCTACTAACTTTCATAAAAACTATATTATCATTATTTTCCAATTCAAATTCAATATTAGTTTTCTTATTAAGTGATACAACTTTTAAGGTCTCATCTCCTATCATAAGTGGGAAATTAAATCTTGAAGCCATATCAACAAATGAAGAAACACCTGGAATTGTTTCAACTAGATATTTCTTAGGAAGATGATCTAAAATATATACATAAGTACTGTATGTCATAGTATCTCCAATAGTTAAAAAACCAACATTTTTCCCTTCATCTAAAAGTTTTTGAACTATTTTAGCATTTTCTTTTCTTGCATTTTCTCTTTCTTCAAGAGATTTTAACATAGGAAATTCAACAAAAAACTTTTCCACATCTTCTTTCATATATTGTTTTGCTATTTCATAGGCAACACTACCATCATCTTTTTTAGCTTCTGGTAATATTACTACATCTAATTTTTTTAAGGTGTTTATTGCTTTTAAAGTTATCTCTTCTGGGTCTCCAACTCCAACACCTATACCATAAAATTTGTTAGTCATCATTTCTCCTCTTAATTATTTGTATTTATTCTTTATAATTCTTAATTTTTTTTAAAAACTCCATCTCTTTTGGGTCTACTTCTTTTATACTAAATAGATAATATATTGCTTTTTCTACTTCTTTTTTTATTGTAGATGCTATATCAATTTTTAATAAGCGACCTTTCATAAAAATTCCTGTTGTAATAGCATAAAAATTCTTATCATATTCATAATAAGTATATTCATAAGATTTAAACTTTGGGCTTTTATGATTTGGTATCTTATATTCTTTTTTATTCTCTACTTTACTCATTATATTTTCAAATACTGCTAAAATATCTGGAATATCAGCTTCAACTTTCTTATATATATCATCTTTGGAAATATCAAGATAATACGCTTTTATACTTAAATAACTACCTGGTTGAAAAAGTATAGTTTCAATAATAGGGTGATTATCACTTTCCACTTCAAGTTCAATCTCTTTAGAAGTTGTATCCCAGTTGGCTGGTAATTCTATTGTCCATTTATCATCTATATAAAATTTCTTTTTCTCAGGAATTAAAAAGCCAAGTAATTTTAAAATGAGTAATATGATTTGCATATTTTAATTGTCCTCCAATTTTTATAATATTTAAGTTGAAAATTCTATATTTATTATTTCAGTACCTATGCCTTAAAATTTGTTAGTTATTTTTTATTACTTTTTTATATTCTAACTTTTAAAAATTATTTCTATTTTTTCTTTGAATTCATCTTTGGATTTTTTTCCATCTTTTCCTTTTTTATACCAACATATAGATGTAGGATGACAAAAAGAAGAAGTTTTCTTTAAGTATTCTGAATTCTCTCTTTTAAAAATATAATAACTTTTTTTGCTAAGAAATAATATATAATTTGGTTTTAATATTTTAATTACTTGTTCAAAATTAGTTAAAGATTTTTTCTCAACTTCTTTTGTACTGCATATTTCCCTACTTCCATTTGTTGAGGGAACTATAAAAAAATTCATAAATGCAATTCTTTCCCAAAAATATTTTATATCAATGTTAGCATTTTCAAGTTCTTTTTTTATTTTTTGAAAAAGACCATTCCCATTAGAAAACCATTGTTCAACTACTTCTCTTGTATTTATATGTCCTTCCTGAGATAAGGTAATATCTCCTTTATCTTCGTACCATTCTTTAAAATTAGCTATCTTTTTTCTATCTTCTTCATTTCCAAGGTAATGGCTTTCAGCAACTAATAATACTCTATGTTCTTGATAATTAAAGCCAATATAAGGTAACATAAGTTGATGTATTCTTGAATTTTTATAAAATTCAATTTCTTTTAGTTCATTATCATAGCTTTCGTCTACTTTTAATTCCATAAACCCACCTCTTTTAATTAAAAACTGTATTTTTTTCTTTATTCTCCCAGTAGCCACTCCAAAGCATTAATAATCTTTATTCCTTCATAATCAGTATTTGGCAACACATCATCTAATGTTATCAAATACTTAGGGTAGTTATCTTTTATATTTTTAAATGCAGCTAATTCTCTTTTCAAAGTATTCTCATCTAAGACAGTTAAAGCAACTTGATAATATTCAACTTCATTTGAATTAATAACAACAAAGTCAATTTCATTTTTATCAAACTGTCCAACGTAAACATTGGCTTTTCTTCTAAGTAATTCAAGATAGATTATGTTTTCTAGAATATGTCCCATATCAATATTTCTATTACCTAAAATCATTTGTCTAAGCCCTAAGTCAGAGACATAATATTTTGATAATGTTGATAAAAATTCTTTACCTTTTATATTATATCTACTAACTTCATATATAAGTAGACTATCAACAAGCCCTTTTGTATATTTTTCAATAGTTTTTATATCAGTTTTTCTTCCCATTGAAGTTAAAGTATTTGCAATCTTTGATATTGAAGTTAAATTTCCTATATTATCAAATATATATTTAACAACACTTTCAAGCCTCATAACATCTGCAATTTTTAATCTTGCAACTATATCTTTTAAAAGTACAGAATTGTATATTCCACTTAAATATTCATATATATTTTTTAGATTATTGTTTAATTGCAAAGTATAAGGAAATGAACTATTAACTATATATTCATTATAATATTGCATAAGAGTTTTTAGTGTTCTATTTTCTTTTTTTTCTAATTTTTCATATTCTAACTTAGCTTTATAGTATTCTTTAAAAGATAAGGGTAACATTTTTAATTCTATATAACGCCCACTTAAAAGAGTTGCTAGCTCACTTGACATAAAATAAGCATTAGAACCTGTTATATACAAATCTACATTTTCTTTTATAAAAAGACTGTCTACAACTTTTTCAAATTTATCTACATGTTGAATTTCATCTAAGAATATATAATTTTTTTTATTTGTAAGCATTTTATATTTTATATATTCATAAAGTTTTTTATAATCTGTAAGTTCTTCATGATCCATATCTTCAAAATTGATAGATATTATTTGAATTTTCTCAACTCCATTTTTAAGTAAATAATCTTTATATATTTCAAAAAGAGTGGATTTTCCACATCTTCTTACACCAGATACAACTTTTATTATCTGTTTGTCTTTTGATTTTATTAAAAAATCTAAATATTCTTTTCTATCTATTCTTATCATTTTAACACCTCATTTTTTTCTAAAATTATATAATCTTTTTTATAAAAAATCAAATTTTTAGAAATAAAATCCATAAACTTTTATTTTTTATAATTTTAAGGAATATATTCCTAAAAATTTTTGTTTTTATATTTTTTAGGAATATAATCCAAAAAATAAATATAATTCAGAAAAATTTAATGAGTTTTTATTTATTTCTTTTTACAACTTTAATTATACAAATAGGATTTTCTCCAAACATCATAGTATAAGGTCCAACTCTTTTTGCTCTACCAATAGTAACTGTTATAATTTCAATATCTTTAAAACCTTTTTCCTTTAAAATTTCCAAAGATTTAGACTGAGTTTCAAGAGTAATACAATTAATAACAAGTATGGCTTCATCTTTTGCATAAGTTAAAAAATGATTTATAATTTCTTCTATTCCACCAGTTGAGC
This Fusobacterium animalis 7_1 DNA region includes the following protein-coding sequences:
- a CDS encoding ATP-binding protein yields the protein MIRIDRKEYLDFLIKSKDKQIIKVVSGVRRCGKSTLFEIYKDYLLKNGVEKIQIISINFEDMDHEELTDYKKLYEYIKYKMLTNKKNYIFLDEIQHVDKFEKVVDSLFIKENVDLYITGSNAYFMSSELATLLSGRYIELKMLPLSFKEYYKAKLEYEKLEKKENRTLKTLMQYYNEYIVNSSFPYTLQLNNNLKNIYEYLSGIYNSVLLKDIVARLKIADVMRLESVVKYIFDNIGNLTSISKIANTLTSMGRKTDIKTIEKYTKGLVDSLLIYEVSRYNIKGKEFLSTLSKYYVSDLGLRQMILGNRNIDMGHILENIIYLELLRRKANVYVGQFDKNEIDFVVINSNEVEYYQVALTVLDENTLKRELAAFKNIKDNYPKYLITLDDVLPNTDYEGIKIINALEWLLGE